Proteins encoded in a region of the Watersipora subatra chromosome 5, tzWatSuba1.1, whole genome shotgun sequence genome:
- the LOC137396347 gene encoding uncharacterized protein, which yields MLRYLAFAVFLFEISEVFAGVFNGNGEILFTYHTEFFTRGSRIIYRPQKYKKFSPLGKGSVAKIAYTRVDSQADVGGKEEKEFLNDKNFWDEMSWDYAGSYYYIDTTIEDVYPEARFEYCIAIYNEKCSLIYEESMQFYEVADEIKTCTLDQDCDYYDDYTCSEALEKCGTKGDTSDHPDGGQLAGLIIISTLSVTLSVLLCILCKTKCGQRRTHQCINSLPCWENKIDSSDQMMENEKFSDLSVPSPTLNTVAFDSNLKENGCKDLSTNVSNQSFICPKPTFATLINDAKVLHHCKQLPNPPPYHHGKLNYYCEKF from the exons ATGCTGCGATATTTGGCGTTTgcagtttttctttttgaaatCTCCGAAGTTTTTGCTGGTGTTTTTAACGGCAATGGAGAAATACTTTTCACATATCACACTGAGTTCTTCACAAGAGGCTCTCGTATTATCTACCGTCctcaaaaatacaaaaagt TTTCACCTTTGGGAAAGGGTTCTGTAGCCAAAATAGCTTATACAAGAGTTGACTCACAGGCTGACGTTGGAGGAAAAGAGGAAAAAGAATTTCTGAATGACAAAAATTTCTGGGATGAGATGTCATGGGATTATGCAG GCTCATATTACTACATTGATACCACAATAGAAGACGTATATCCAGAAGCTAGATTTGAATATTGCATAGCGATATATAATGAGAAATGCAGCCTGATATACGAAGAGTCTATGCAGTTCTATGAAGTGGCAGATGAGATTAAAACTTGCACACTTGACCAAGATTGTGATTATTATGATGACTACACATGCTCTGAAG CTTTAGAGAAGTGTGGGACGAAAGGAGACACATCTGATCACCCAG ATGGCGGTCAACTTGCAGGCCTGATTATAATCTCAACTCTGTCAGTTACCCTCAGCGTGCTTCTCTGCATTCTTTGTAAGACAAAGTGCGGTCAAAGAAGAACTCACCAATGCATTAACTCCCTACC CTGTTGGGAAAACAAGATTGACAGTTCCGATCAAATGATGGAGAACGAAAAGTTTAGTGACTTGTCCGTGCCATCACCCACCTTGAACACAGTTGCATTTGACAGTAATCTTAAAGAGAATGGCTGTAAAGATTTATCTACAAATGTCAGCAATCAATCATTCATATGCCCAAAACCGACTTTTGCCACTTTAATAAATGATGCAAAGGTTTTGCATCATTGCAAGCAGTTGCCAAATCCGCCACCCTATCACCATGGCAAACTGAATTATTATTGTGAAAAGTTTTAG